Proteins encoded by one window of Micromonospora coxensis:
- a CDS encoding polymorphic toxin-type HINT domain-containing protein: MFSRLLVASGAVQRRVVRPVSWAMAGVMSMSLIQVATAPASAAAERKRPTATDTGKTVPNRAPLGVKPRKGNPAADAATTTPAKVTWPAAGATEITVPAAPVIAPTPAGARDAGKAAKATTGPAATAKAGGLAVSVAAVAAPAAKVDAKAVAPSITPSTAPGKIRVEVLDRKATERAKVDGPLVRVQRTDGQQGAGDIKLGVSYDGLAGAYGGDFGSRLTLVKLPECALTTPEKAACAAQPVPTVNDNTTRTLSATVSAAAAGTTFAMAATESSSQGDYGATKLAPSSKWSVAPSTGGFSWSYPMRTPPVPGGGAPGITLAYSSQSVDGRTAATNNQGSWVGEGFNYEPGHIERRYKSCSDDGHDQYVDQCWAYDNATILLNGKSTELVKSGSTWKFATDDGSKVQRFTGAVNGDNDGEYWVVTTTDGTEYYFGKNRLDGWVSGKEETNSVWTVPVFGDDANEPCNKATFLESHCNQAWRWSLDYVKDRYGNVSSYFYTRETNHYARAKNTDVNGVPYHRGGHLKRIDYGQRHNAVYTTNAPARVRFDVKERCLPSGTIDCDPADLNATTAPYWPDVPFDRNCNANVKCKLDQISPTFWTRARLTGVTTEIREGAGWTPVDNWKLDHLLTDNGDGSRTLWLHKITHTGMYGSAADIAMPSVELGGLQLPNRVDRDNDNIGPLVRFRLATVWTDTGGQIDVNYASPDCTATTLPTEGNSTKRCYPVKWNPLGTGDPITDWFFKYVVAAVIETDRTGGAPDMVTKYDYLDGAAWRKADPDGIGDPKDLTWSEWRGYGKVVVTVGNGQVQTTKTEYRYLRGMHGDKIPSSTDTRDVRVTDSAGVEHIDYDQFSGHQLESTVYNGSAVVSRNIATPWRHNTATESHTWGDKKAWFTNTSTTRSFVALAAGGFRETKNVSSFETTFGRVTQTENLGDVNVTGDEACNRTTYADNPTAHLYSLVARTESVSVACSVTPDRKTQVISDTRTLYDGKAFGVAPTLGNPTKSERLKSHDGTTATYITASSGTFDSYGRPLTATDAMGKTTTTAYTETNGLTTKVVETNPLDHVTTTEYAPAWGSPVKQTDPNNLVSQLEYDPLGRLTKVWMPDRTGAAGLDPNIKYTYLIRTDKPVAVKTEKRQTDGSYSVEYKLHDGLLRPRQVQTEGPNGTRMVADTMYTPTGKLDRTYATYNAAGAPADTIFPATIGEVEGQTFYVYDGADRVTAEITSVAGNEKWRTTTTYGGDRISVDPPEGGTPTTKVTNAIGQTTQLLQYKGTGPSGAFDKTEYTYTPSGQLATVKDPAGNVWRHEYDQLGRQVKSIDPDAGTTVTTYDNLNRVTSTTNGAGQMISTTYDAIGRTTATYKGTAESGVLLSSWTYDLEMLGKLSSASRWVEGAEYATYYTAFDEFYRPHATYYQVPEHAGAELASLYTFSTEYNSDGTVASVGMSEGGGMPFEAIAYTYDGLERLTATNGDAPYLTDVDYSTTGEVIQTEAALGANKVWSTYQYEQGTKRLSKLRLDRSGAPVIDLDANYTYDPSGNILRISNTPSGTRDVQCFTYDYLRRMERAWTSASTATDPCVGGPSVTGVGGVAPYHHAYTFDVTGNRKTETQYGTDGSTLINRSYTYPTAGTAQPHTLRQMTETTPQGDRLYSYEYDAAGNTKRRTKVGEDQTLVWDAEGNLESVTDATGKKTSFLYDVDGSRMLRKEPNSTTLYLPGMEIRLNHTTRATDATRYYSLPGGGTIVRKLNGLFYVASDHHGTGQATVDETGAITHRRTTPFGENRGNPLAPGQWPTEKGFVNGNVDSTTGLVNIGAREYDIVTGRFISVDPIIDNGDPQQMNGYAYANNNPISFSDPDGLKACSDDACGPGADYEDMYGNYHNVKGHNDGCGGCSGAYDPDEPTINVHNNPRATAADKARAAAAAAERERQARIARAKQRILDSAKALAKILMDELGITDALNCFTQGDMGGCLATAGNIAGAMLGGVLGKLAVRYGAPWKWKKLANLTSRVKGLLGDLVGGVKDFFNACRKHSFAPGTLVLLADGSTRRIEEVKPGDQVLATDPETGRSEARPVVATHINLDIDLADVTVSVVGVDDQVIKTTQNHPFWSQDRLAWLGAAELQIGESLLTSSGVSATVVEVVSHHGQRVMHDLTVDTIHSYHVLAGPTPVLVHNCEVAVDTNVVSAALGEGKEAAVDAALGGRNPVLSPTARGELLEKHSAEAVDGWLSARGGRMGPPATEGGVKAIQGSLRAMWKGKSFRPVMKDSDAAVLDSARQEGLPLMTNDQQFARNARRLGHAIEGF; the protein is encoded by the coding sequence ATGTTCTCCCGACTCCTGGTCGCGTCCGGCGCTGTGCAGCGCCGGGTGGTGCGACCGGTGTCCTGGGCGATGGCCGGTGTGATGAGCATGAGTCTCATCCAGGTGGCCACCGCCCCCGCCTCGGCCGCGGCGGAACGTAAACGCCCAACGGCCACCGACACGGGCAAGACCGTGCCCAACCGTGCCCCGCTCGGTGTGAAGCCGCGCAAGGGCAACCCGGCGGCGGACGCCGCCACGACCACTCCCGCCAAGGTCACCTGGCCGGCGGCGGGCGCCACCGAGATCACCGTGCCCGCCGCTCCGGTCATCGCGCCGACGCCGGCAGGGGCACGTGACGCGGGCAAGGCCGCCAAGGCCACCACCGGACCCGCGGCGACCGCGAAGGCCGGCGGTCTCGCGGTGTCGGTCGCGGCCGTGGCCGCTCCCGCGGCGAAGGTCGACGCCAAAGCGGTGGCACCGTCCATTACACCGTCGACCGCGCCGGGCAAGATCCGCGTCGAGGTGCTCGACCGCAAGGCGACCGAGCGGGCGAAGGTCGACGGCCCGCTGGTGCGAGTGCAGCGCACCGACGGCCAGCAGGGCGCCGGTGACATCAAGCTCGGCGTCAGCTACGACGGGCTGGCCGGGGCGTACGGCGGTGACTTCGGCTCCCGGTTGACGCTGGTGAAGCTGCCGGAGTGCGCGCTGACCACGCCGGAGAAGGCGGCCTGCGCCGCCCAGCCGGTGCCGACCGTCAACGACAACACCACGCGCACCCTGTCGGCGACGGTGAGCGCGGCGGCAGCCGGCACCACCTTCGCGATGGCCGCTACCGAGTCCTCCTCCCAGGGCGACTACGGCGCGACCAAGCTGGCGCCGTCGTCGAAGTGGTCGGTGGCCCCGTCCACCGGTGGCTTCTCCTGGAGCTACCCGATGCGCACGCCGCCGGTCCCGGGTGGCGGAGCCCCGGGCATCACCCTGGCCTACTCGTCGCAGTCGGTCGACGGCCGTACCGCGGCGACCAACAACCAGGGCTCCTGGGTCGGTGAGGGCTTCAACTACGAGCCCGGCCACATCGAGCGCCGCTACAAGAGCTGCTCGGACGACGGCCACGACCAGTACGTCGACCAGTGCTGGGCGTACGACAACGCCACGATCCTGCTCAACGGCAAGTCCACCGAGCTGGTGAAGAGCGGCAGCACCTGGAAGTTCGCCACCGACGACGGCTCCAAGGTGCAGCGGTTCACCGGTGCGGTCAACGGTGACAACGACGGTGAGTACTGGGTCGTCACCACCACCGATGGCACCGAGTACTACTTCGGCAAGAACCGGCTCGACGGCTGGGTCAGCGGCAAGGAGGAGACCAACTCCGTCTGGACCGTCCCGGTCTTCGGCGACGACGCGAACGAGCCATGCAACAAGGCCACCTTCCTCGAGTCGCACTGCAACCAGGCGTGGCGGTGGAGCCTCGACTACGTCAAGGACCGCTACGGCAACGTCAGCTCGTACTTCTACACCCGGGAGACGAACCACTACGCCCGGGCCAAGAACACCGACGTCAACGGGGTGCCCTACCACCGGGGCGGTCACCTCAAGCGGATCGACTACGGGCAGCGGCACAACGCCGTCTACACCACCAACGCGCCGGCGCGGGTGCGCTTCGACGTCAAGGAGCGGTGCCTGCCGTCCGGCACCATCGACTGCGACCCGGCGGACCTGAACGCCACCACCGCGCCGTACTGGCCGGACGTGCCGTTCGACCGCAACTGCAACGCGAACGTCAAGTGCAAGCTCGACCAGATCAGCCCGACGTTCTGGACCCGGGCCCGGCTGACCGGCGTCACCACCGAGATCCGCGAGGGCGCCGGTTGGACCCCGGTCGACAACTGGAAGCTGGACCACCTGCTCACCGACAACGGTGACGGCTCCCGCACCCTCTGGCTCCACAAGATCACCCACACCGGCATGTACGGCTCGGCCGCCGACATCGCCATGCCGTCCGTGGAGCTGGGCGGTCTCCAGCTGCCGAACCGGGTGGACCGGGACAACGACAACATCGGTCCGCTGGTCCGGTTCCGCCTCGCGACCGTGTGGACCGACACCGGCGGGCAGATCGACGTCAACTACGCCAGCCCGGACTGCACGGCCACAACCCTGCCCACCGAGGGCAACAGCACCAAGCGCTGCTACCCGGTGAAGTGGAACCCGCTGGGCACCGGCGACCCGATCACGGACTGGTTCTTCAAGTACGTGGTCGCGGCGGTGATCGAGACCGACCGGACCGGCGGCGCGCCGGACATGGTCACCAAGTACGACTACCTCGACGGCGCCGCCTGGCGGAAGGCCGACCCGGACGGGATCGGCGACCCGAAGGACCTCACCTGGAGCGAGTGGCGCGGCTACGGCAAGGTCGTGGTCACCGTCGGCAACGGCCAGGTGCAGACCACCAAGACCGAGTACCGCTACCTGCGCGGTATGCACGGCGACAAGATCCCGAGCAGCACGGACACCCGGGACGTCCGGGTGACCGACTCGGCGGGCGTCGAGCACATCGACTACGACCAGTTCTCCGGGCACCAGTTGGAGAGCACGGTCTACAACGGCTCGGCCGTGGTCAGCCGCAACATCGCCACCCCCTGGCGGCACAACACCGCCACCGAGTCGCACACCTGGGGTGACAAGAAGGCCTGGTTCACCAACACCTCGACCACCCGCAGCTTCGTCGCGCTGGCGGCGGGCGGCTTCCGGGAGACCAAGAACGTCTCCAGCTTCGAGACGACCTTCGGCCGGGTCACCCAGACTGAGAACCTCGGCGACGTCAACGTCACCGGCGACGAGGCGTGCAACCGCACCACCTACGCCGACAACCCCACCGCCCACCTCTACAGCCTGGTGGCGCGGACCGAGTCGGTGTCGGTGGCGTGTTCCGTCACGCCGGACCGCAAGACCCAGGTCATCTCCGACACCCGGACGCTCTACGACGGCAAGGCCTTCGGGGTTGCACCGACGCTCGGCAACCCGACGAAGTCGGAGCGGCTGAAGAGCCACGACGGCACCACGGCCACCTACATCACGGCCTCGTCGGGCACCTTCGACTCGTACGGCCGGCCGCTGACCGCGACCGACGCGATGGGCAAGACCACCACCACCGCGTACACCGAGACGAACGGCCTCACCACCAAGGTGGTCGAGACCAACCCGCTCGACCACGTCACCACCACCGAGTACGCCCCGGCCTGGGGCAGCCCGGTCAAGCAGACCGACCCGAACAACCTGGTCAGCCAGTTGGAGTACGACCCGCTGGGCCGGCTGACCAAGGTCTGGATGCCGGACCGTACCGGCGCCGCCGGGCTCGACCCGAACATCAAGTACACCTACCTGATCCGCACGGACAAGCCGGTCGCGGTCAAGACCGAGAAACGGCAGACGGACGGCAGCTACAGCGTCGAGTACAAGCTGCACGACGGCCTGCTGCGCCCGCGCCAGGTGCAGACCGAGGGGCCGAACGGCACCCGCATGGTCGCCGACACCATGTACACCCCGACCGGCAAGCTCGATCGGACGTACGCGACGTACAACGCCGCGGGCGCGCCGGCCGACACCATCTTCCCCGCCACGATCGGCGAGGTGGAGGGCCAGACGTTCTACGTCTACGACGGCGCCGACCGGGTCACCGCGGAGATCACCTCCGTCGCGGGCAACGAGAAGTGGCGGACCACCACCACGTATGGCGGTGACCGAATCTCGGTCGACCCGCCGGAGGGTGGCACGCCCACCACCAAGGTCACCAACGCCATCGGACAGACCACCCAGTTGTTGCAGTACAAGGGCACCGGTCCGTCGGGCGCGTTCGACAAGACGGAGTACACCTACACCCCGTCCGGTCAGCTCGCCACGGTGAAGGACCCGGCGGGCAACGTCTGGAGGCACGAGTACGACCAACTCGGCCGGCAGGTCAAGTCGATCGACCCGGATGCGGGGACGACCGTTACGACCTATGACAATTTGAACCGGGTCACCAGCACGACCAATGGCGCCGGCCAAATGATCAGTACCACCTACGACGCGATCGGTCGGACGACCGCCACCTACAAGGGCACGGCCGAGTCGGGTGTACTTCTCAGCAGTTGGACCTACGACCTGGAGATGCTGGGCAAACTTTCATCGGCGAGCCGATGGGTCGAGGGGGCGGAGTATGCCACCTACTACACCGCCTTCGATGAGTTCTATCGACCGCACGCCACCTACTATCAAGTTCCGGAGCACGCGGGCGCTGAGCTAGCTAGCCTTTATACCTTCTCCACTGAGTACAACAGTGATGGCACTGTGGCCTCCGTCGGCATGTCCGAGGGTGGTGGCATGCCCTTCGAGGCGATCGCCTACACCTACGACGGGCTGGAGCGCCTCACCGCCACCAACGGTGACGCCCCCTACCTGACGGATGTCGACTACTCGACCACGGGTGAGGTCATTCAGACCGAGGCGGCGTTGGGCGCCAACAAGGTCTGGTCCACCTACCAGTACGAGCAGGGCACGAAGCGGCTGTCCAAGCTGCGGCTGGACCGCAGCGGCGCGCCGGTGATCGACCTCGACGCCAACTACACGTACGACCCGTCCGGCAACATCCTGCGGATCTCCAACACGCCGTCGGGCACTCGGGACGTGCAGTGCTTCACCTACGACTACCTGCGCCGGATGGAGCGGGCTTGGACGTCGGCGAGCACGGCGACCGACCCGTGCGTCGGCGGCCCGTCGGTGACGGGTGTCGGCGGGGTGGCCCCGTACCACCACGCCTACACGTTCGACGTGACCGGCAACCGCAAGACGGAGACGCAGTACGGCACCGACGGCAGCACGCTGATCAACCGGTCGTACACGTACCCGACGGCGGGCACGGCGCAGCCGCACACGCTGCGCCAGATGACCGAGACCACCCCGCAGGGCGACCGTCTCTACTCCTACGAGTACGACGCAGCCGGCAACACCAAGCGGCGGACCAAGGTCGGCGAGGACCAGACCCTGGTCTGGGACGCCGAAGGCAACCTCGAGTCGGTCACCGACGCCACCGGCAAGAAGACCAGCTTCCTATATGACGTCGACGGTTCGCGGATGCTCCGGAAGGAGCCGAACAGCACGACGCTCTACCTGCCGGGCATGGAGATCCGGCTCAACCACACCACCCGGGCCACCGACGCCACCCGCTACTACTCGCTGCCGGGTGGCGGCACGATCGTCCGCAAGCTCAATGGCCTGTTCTACGTCGCCTCCGACCATCACGGCACTGGCCAGGCGACGGTCGACGAGACGGGTGCCATCACGCACCGGCGGACCACCCCGTTCGGCGAAAACCGGGGCAACCCGCTTGCGCCGGGGCAGTGGCCGACAGAGAAGGGCTTCGTCAACGGCAACGTGGACTCAACCACGGGGCTGGTGAACATCGGTGCTCGCGAATACGACATCGTCACCGGTCGGTTCATCTCGGTCGACCCCATCATTGACAACGGCGACCCGCAGCAGATGAACGGGTACGCGTACGCCAACAACAACCCGATCTCGTTCTCCGACCCCGATGGCCTCAAGGCGTGCTCCGATGACGCCTGCGGTCCCGGTGCGGACTACGAGGACATGTACGGCAACTACCACAACGTCAAGGGGCACAACGACGGGTGTGGTGGCTGCTCCGGGGCGTACGACCCAGATGAACCGACGATCAACGTCCATAACAACCCTCGCGCCACGGCGGCCGACAAGGCCCGTGCCGCTGCTGCGGCTGCTGAAAGAGAGCGGCAGGCACGTATCGCTCGGGCCAAGCAGCGGATTCTTGACTCGGCCAAGGCACTGGCAAAGATCCTGATGGATGAGTTGGGTATCACTGATGCCCTGAACTGCTTCACGCAGGGCGATATGGGTGGATGCCTCGCCACGGCTGGAAACATCGCGGGAGCGATGCTCGGTGGTGTTCTGGGCAAACTTGCTGTGCGGTACGGAGCGCCTTGGAAGTGGAAGAAACTTGCCAACCTGACCAGCCGGGTAAAGGGACTTCTAGGCGACCTCGTTGGCGGAGTCAAGGACTTCTTCAATGCCTGCAGAAAGCACAGCTTCGCCCCGGGAACGCTGGTTCTCTTGGCCGATGGATCAACGCGGCGGATCGAAGAAGTCAAGCCGGGCGATCAGGTTCTGGCCACGGACCCCGAGACAGGGAGGTCTGAGGCGCGGCCAGTTGTCGCCACGCATATCAACCTGGACATCGACCTGGCCGACGTTACTGTCTCCGTAGTTGGTGTAGACGACCAGGTAATCAAAACGACGCAGAATCACCCCTTCTGGAGCCAGGACCGGTTGGCGTGGTTGGGGGCCGCCGAACTTCAGATCGGCGAGAGTCTCCTGACGTCGAGTGGGGTATCTGCAACCGTAGTGGAAGTCGTATCGCACCACGGTCAGAGAGTGATGCATGACCTGACGGTCGACACCATCCACTCTTATCACGTGCTTGCTGGCCCGACTCCTGTCCTTGTTCACAACTGCGAGGTCGCGGTCGACACCAACGTTGTCTCGGCCGCGTTGGGCGAAGGCAAGGAAGCCGCAGTGGATGCCGCTCTGGGAGGGCGTAACCCGGTTCTTTCGCCTACTGCCCGTGGCGAACTCCTAGAGAAGCACTCGGCCGAGGCCGTTGATGGGTGGCTGTCGGCACGTGGCGGAAGGATGGGGCCTCCCGCGACAGAAGGTGGGGTGAAGGCCATCCAGGGTAGCCTCAGGGCTATGTGGAAGGGGAAGTCCTTCAGGCCCGTCATGAAGGACAGTGATGCTGCGGTGCTTGACTCGGCGAGGCAGGAAGGCCTGCCCTTGATGACAAATGACCAACAGTTTGCAAGAAATGCCAGGCGGTTGGGTCATGCCATCGAAGGATTCTGA